One Peribacillus simplex NBRC 15720 = DSM 1321 genomic region harbors:
- a CDS encoding CBS domain-containing protein: MLVKDFMIREVYVARPDFTLKEILRILIENKVGGVPVVDEQDKLLGMVTDGDILRYLTPAEEAIMGYFTYITVLPGEVLDEKVTSKMHDKVSQIIKNKRITKLSPEDPLDELIKVLSKHHFKKIPVVDKNDKVVGIISRGDALRALYKEFVQKLE, from the coding sequence ATGTTAGTTAAGGATTTCATGATAAGGGAAGTCTACGTAGCCCGTCCTGATTTTACATTAAAGGAAATTCTGCGGATCTTAATCGAAAATAAAGTGGGCGGGGTCCCCGTTGTGGATGAACAAGATAAGCTATTGGGAATGGTGACGGACGGGGATATCCTCCGTTATTTGACACCTGCTGAGGAAGCCATCATGGGATATTTCACCTACATTACGGTTCTTCCCGGTGAAGTGTTGGATGAAAAGGTTACATCCAAAATGCATGATAAAGTCTCACAAATCATTAAAAATAAAAGGATAACAAAGCTTTCCCCCGAAGATCCGTTAGATGAATTGATAAAGGTCCTTTCCAAGCATCATTTCAAGAAAATCCCCGTCGTGGACAAAAATGATAAAGTCGTCGGCATCATCAGCAGGGGAGATGCACTCAGAGCTCTTTATAAGGAATTCGTTCAAAAGCTTGAATAA
- a CDS encoding peptidoglycan D,D-transpeptidase FtsI family protein — translation MAKEKKKKTPIPFRLNFLFFLIFILFSSLIIRLGIVQIVYGDDYLREVDRTENDVANTPVPRGKMYDRNLNPVVDNEPRNAITYTKYPNTKTADMVKTAEVLATLIEKDTKKVTLPDKKDFWILKHPKEADALITKAEKKKVIEKKLEQKDLYKLQMERVTDENIKEFSKDELEVIAIFREFNSGYALAPSIVKNKDVTTKEFARVSEHLDEMPGVDVTTDWERTYKYDETLRSVLGKVSSSEEGIPSENIDYYLARDYTRNDRVGKSYIEKQYEDVLRGQKTRIENVLSKGEVINTNTLTEGQSGKDLILTIDMELQQQVEKIIERELYRTKARGNTYLLDRAFVVLMDPNTGEVLTMAGRQYGRNSETGLTEMKDFALGNITTSYTMGSSVKGATVYTGFQTGAITPGSAFHDHPLFLAGANPKKSYSPLGYVTDVTALKKSSNVYMFMTAIKIGGGHYVPNQPLGINREAYAIMRNHFAQFGLGVRTGIDLPNESVGFKGIDTTTDGLLLDLSIGQYDTYTPMQLAQYASTIANGGKRLEPHMVREIRNPSDQHQELGSVFKTMSPKVLNDLGGKDVWIQRVQEGFRQVAQEPGGTAYKYFGGKSYRAAAKTGTAEAFYDGPRRNQYSEPVPTINLTLAGYAPHNNPEVAFSVVVPWVYQGKPSDDINKRIGRDVMDAYFKLKEKRAKGESDADKAVESTQ, via the coding sequence ATGGCCAAAGAAAAAAAGAAAAAAACCCCAATTCCTTTCCGACTGAACTTTTTGTTCTTTTTAATATTCATTTTATTTTCAAGCTTAATAATCCGGCTTGGCATCGTCCAGATCGTGTATGGGGATGATTACCTCCGCGAAGTCGACCGAACGGAAAACGATGTGGCCAATACCCCCGTTCCCCGTGGTAAGATGTATGACCGCAACTTGAATCCGGTCGTTGATAATGAGCCACGTAATGCCATCACTTATACGAAATACCCGAATACAAAAACGGCAGATATGGTGAAGACGGCAGAGGTCCTTGCTACCTTGATAGAAAAAGATACTAAAAAGGTAACCCTGCCAGATAAAAAGGACTTTTGGATTTTAAAACATCCGAAAGAAGCCGATGCCTTGATTACCAAGGCTGAGAAGAAGAAAGTAATCGAAAAAAAACTAGAGCAAAAAGATTTATACAAACTTCAAATGGAACGGGTAACCGATGAAAATATCAAGGAATTCTCCAAGGATGAATTGGAAGTGATCGCCATCTTCCGGGAATTCAATAGTGGCTATGCCCTCGCACCGTCGATCGTGAAGAATAAAGATGTCACCACTAAGGAATTCGCCAGGGTTAGTGAACATTTGGATGAAATGCCAGGCGTGGACGTAACGACGGATTGGGAAAGGACCTATAAGTATGATGAGACCCTCCGCTCGGTTCTTGGCAAGGTCTCTTCTTCCGAAGAAGGCATTCCCAGTGAAAATATTGACTATTATCTGGCACGTGACTATACCAGGAATGACCGGGTCGGAAAAAGTTATATCGAAAAACAATATGAAGATGTCCTGCGCGGTCAAAAGACGCGGATTGAAAATGTGCTGAGCAAAGGGGAAGTCATCAATACGAATACCCTCACTGAAGGGCAAAGCGGAAAAGACTTGATCCTTACAATTGATATGGAGCTGCAGCAACAGGTTGAAAAAATCATTGAGAGAGAATTGTACAGAACTAAGGCTAGGGGAAATACCTACTTATTGGATCGTGCCTTCGTCGTTTTAATGGACCCGAATACAGGCGAGGTGCTTACGATGGCTGGCAGGCAATACGGCCGCAACAGTGAAACCGGATTGACCGAAATGAAAGATTTCGCCCTTGGAAACATTACGACCTCCTATACGATGGGGTCATCTGTTAAAGGGGCAACGGTCTACACGGGCTTTCAGACTGGGGCCATCACACCAGGGTCGGCATTTCATGACCATCCACTTTTCTTAGCTGGTGCAAATCCCAAAAAATCTTATAGCCCTTTAGGGTATGTAACCGATGTCACCGCTTTAAAGAAATCGTCGAATGTCTATATGTTCATGACGGCAATCAAAATTGGCGGTGGGCATTATGTTCCAAATCAGCCGCTAGGAATTAATCGAGAAGCATATGCGATCATGCGAAATCATTTTGCTCAATTCGGATTGGGTGTACGTACCGGCATAGACCTGCCTAATGAGTCTGTCGGATTTAAAGGAATAGATACTACAACAGACGGATTGCTGCTGGATTTATCGATTGGGCAGTATGATACATATACTCCAATGCAATTGGCACAATACGCATCGACGATTGCAAATGGCGGTAAAAGGCTTGAGCCACATATGGTCAGGGAAATCAGGAATCCTTCTGACCAACACCAAGAATTGGGTAGCGTTTTTAAAACAATGAGTCCCAAAGTGTTAAACGACTTAGGCGGGAAAGACGTTTGGATTCAACGTGTCCAGGAAGGATTCAGACAGGTTGCCCAGGAGCCAGGCGGGACGGCATATAAATATTTCGGCGGTAAATCTTACCGTGCGGCAGCGAAAACGGGTACTGCCGAAGCCTTTTACGACGGACCGCGAAGAAATCAATATAGTGAACCAGTCCCGACTATCAATCTAACACTTGCAGGTTATGCACCTCACAATAATCCGGAAGTGGCATTCTCTGTCGTCGTGCCATGGGTGTATCAAGGCAAGCCCTCTGATGATATCAACAAACGTATCGGGCGGGACGTAATGGACGCCTACTTTAAATTGAAGGAAAAAAGAGCAAAAGGTGAATCTGATGCAGATAAGGCAGTAGAAAGCACCCAATGA
- the glpK gene encoding glycerol kinase GlpK produces the protein METYILSLDQGTTSSRAILFNKSGEVLHIAQKEFTQYFRNPGWVEHNANEIWGSILSVIASCLSEMNVKPEQIAGIGITNQRETTVVWDKETGQPIHHAIVWQSRQTSEICTQLKDEGLEDLFLQKTGLLIDAYFSGTKVKWILDHVDGAREKAENGDLLFGTIDTWLIWKLSGGKAHVTDYSNASRTLMYNIHDLKWDEELLEILQVPRSMLPDVRSSSEIYGKTAPHHFFGHEIPIAGAAGDQQAALFGQECFEKGMAKNTYGTGCFMLMNTGEKAVKSEHGLLTTIAWGLNGKVQYALEGSIFVAGSAIQWLRDGLKLLHDPKDSEKYALRVTSADGVYVVPAFVGLGTPYWDSDVRGAIFGLTRGTSKEHFVRATLEALAYQTKDVLKAMEVDSGINLKALRVDGGVVKNNFLMEFQSGLLNVPVERPVISETTALGAAYLAGLAVGYWESQEEISKLWAVDKKFEPEMEEQERKDLYDGWKKAVQAARVFK, from the coding sequence ATGGAGACTTACATATTATCATTGGACCAGGGAACGACAAGTTCCCGGGCCATTTTATTTAATAAAAGCGGGGAAGTTTTGCATATTGCCCAAAAGGAATTCACCCAATATTTCAGAAATCCTGGATGGGTGGAGCATAACGCCAATGAAATTTGGGGTTCCATCCTATCGGTAATCGCTTCCTGTCTATCGGAAATGAATGTAAAGCCTGAACAGATCGCTGGAATTGGCATAACGAATCAACGGGAGACGACCGTGGTATGGGATAAGGAAACAGGTCAGCCGATCCATCACGCCATCGTCTGGCAATCCCGGCAGACGAGCGAAATTTGCACGCAATTGAAGGATGAGGGTCTCGAAGACTTATTTTTGCAAAAAACCGGTTTGTTGATTGATGCTTATTTTTCCGGTACAAAGGTGAAATGGATTCTCGACCATGTAGATGGGGCACGGGAAAAGGCTGAAAACGGAGACTTATTGTTTGGTACGATTGATACGTGGCTGATATGGAAACTTTCGGGTGGTAAAGCACATGTAACCGATTATTCGAATGCTTCAAGGACGCTGATGTATAACATTCATGACCTGAAGTGGGACGAAGAGCTGCTGGAAATCCTGCAAGTGCCGCGATCGATGCTTCCGGATGTTCGCTCTTCATCGGAGATATACGGGAAAACAGCGCCACACCATTTCTTTGGGCACGAAATCCCGATTGCCGGGGCAGCGGGAGATCAACAGGCCGCTTTGTTCGGCCAAGAATGCTTTGAAAAAGGAATGGCTAAGAATACGTATGGCACCGGATGCTTCATGCTAATGAATACAGGAGAAAAGGCAGTGAAATCAGAGCATGGACTGTTGACCACGATTGCATGGGGGCTGAATGGAAAAGTCCAATATGCCTTGGAAGGCAGTATTTTTGTCGCAGGTTCGGCCATACAATGGTTAAGGGATGGGCTGAAACTCTTGCATGATCCGAAAGACAGTGAAAAGTATGCTTTGCGGGTCACTTCAGCCGATGGTGTCTATGTAGTTCCCGCATTTGTTGGATTAGGTACCCCTTATTGGGATAGTGATGTCAGGGGAGCTATATTCGGACTGACAAGGGGGACATCGAAGGAGCATTTCGTCCGGGCAACATTGGAAGCGCTGGCCTACCAGACAAAAGATGTCCTTAAGGCCATGGAAGTCGATTCAGGGATTAACCTAAAGGCATTGAGGGTCGATGGCGGGGTTGTCAAAAACAACTTCTTGATGGAATTTCAAAGCGGCCTCCTGAATGTACCAGTCGAAAGACCGGTTATTAGTGAAACGACAGCGTTAGGCGCAGCGTATTTGGCTGGACTCGCTGTCGGATATTGGGAAAGTCAGGAAGAGATTTCAAAGCTATGGGCAGTCGATAAGAAATTCGAACCCGAGATGGAAGAACAGGAACGGAAGGATTTATATGATGGCTGGAAAAAGGCAGTTCAGGCGGCAAGGGTTTTTAAATAG